One Pleuronectes platessa chromosome 9, fPlePla1.1, whole genome shotgun sequence genomic region harbors:
- the znf644b gene encoding zinc finger protein 644: MKTNAQEDKEVEIVSDSLGHTQEPLQSHTFCLKNNAAGLSSEEHENPLNGTQPNPFVYSSVPAVPHAGNSLPSGALVNGPGSHPTSEVHCVLNKGPVLSNNVLDAAWQVEKDTCPEVLPPPSELQSDAWKNTAGPAVKTLATLPGVNTPLSHLEENESKLAYSTLSGDGAEQMHISKPRIKQTIEAGSRHSAEWSQSSSDDNGDFEVIRWDSTRESFLHNGRRLETRVTHRREKQHNTHVKTMAGSLEKVNNSLNHSYRLFRPGNDVENVDIANKDDSLDTKSGIQYSVLPFRDLSRNIVLDSEQRISGVSREDSNEENDPEDEDGFHQKVEQLKAEQLEQDPFFFSCTICNVNFMEKRHFHRHMMYHLGKHNQVKSENVSQAFICRECGRLFCDRNSLMKHIIIHQDRLEKLMGKIKGLKNPELEDRGSTVPCSQCVFGCNCPEIFVQHAKAGDNLKHYYFCEQCNYITLTQQALELHLHVAHLKTHQPQCRKMTRTNDAEGADHVQFECKMGFFTSTDKGDSERHSKMENLRSRCKILDYQDKIVQANLSKSAFGETAHFAHCSTGKSDIYIQKSGDKISPQFKGHVGCTENTLSPSLWRISKHGKLLLEPAGKLHVATDLTCVEEDAEQNGHRAFGSSKQANCPATADFLLSARNLKLDQMFFEGSKSDPESRSLPSKQANQNSPSMRKMSTPKHNSIDKMNGSILPRLSQRHKKHSAVRELEKGCEGGHNFCDDTRRATGSFLESSENERNPYARKYFKKRQRFSAKDQSPHILKEEGDGDEDCSDIEQLIIKEEYIETTVGDDSPGSPRMSESDGFDVFHSQVVEHRPCPYCPAMFESGVGLSNHVRGHLHRVGLSYNARHMVSPEQVALRDHQPRTRRRIRTGTRKMRKAVKAETHGEHTCPLCWSWFDTKTGLSNHVRGHLKRIGRCVTSTSKSPLCILNDLLQEKKEHQNILRILNKGQIPPQPSASQKVISSSSLVLMHTALPVKIKYDIRSPHAKGDRFLPKQEPNAFQEGEKLQAETQRGIQASSSTLVELLKTRHGSMELTARNQEVCGARKLCGMTKDYKEETSWTHGKFDSNKMCSQCNSSLPTDVSLSGHLQAFACRKRIAVFEEPCYDYKQKNPRPRPGLKKKMFPSSNAQIYTLTCRFCDLVFQGPLSIQEDWIKHLQRHFLQNSVPRSGMGMVEVLGYGSQKTNKHVS, encoded by the exons ATGAAGACAAATGCACAAGAGGACAAGGAGGTGGAAATAGTGTCTGACAGCCTGGGTCATACTCAGGAGCCACTGCAGAGTCACACATTCTGTCTGAAAAACAATGCTGCAGGTCTGTCCTCAGAGGAACACGAAAACCCTTTAAATGGAACCCAGCCGAATCCATTTGTATACAGCAGTGTCCCCGCTGTTCCCCATGCAGGCAATTCATTGCCTTCAGGAGCACTTGTTAATGGACCTGGTTCACACCCCACCTCAGAGGTACACTGTGTCCTGAACAAAGGCCCTGTTTTATCCAACAATGTCCTGGATGCCGCGTGGCAAGTGGAGAAGGACACGTGCCCCGAGGTGTTACCACCACCTAGTGAGCTTCAATCAGACGCTTGGAAGAACACAGCGGGGCCGGCTGTAAAAACACTGGCCACACTGCCAGGTGTCAACACGCCACTGTCTCACTTGGAGGAGAATGAGTCTAAACTGGCCTATTCCACACTGTCAGGTGACGGTGCAGAGCAAATGCACATTAGCAAACCTCGGATAAAACAGACAATAGAAGCGGGATCCCGACACAGTGCTGAATGGTCACAAAGCTCCTCCGATGATAATGGTGATTTTGAAGTAATCAGATGGGATTCAACAAGAGAGAGCTTCTTGCACAATGGCAGAAGGCTGGAGACCAGAGTGACGCACCGAAGAGAAAAGCAGCACAATACACATGTAAAAACCATGGCAGGCTCCCTGGAAAAGGTCAACAACAGTTTAAATCACTCGTACAGACTTTTCCGTCCTGGTAATGATGTTGAAAATGTTGACATTGCAAACAAAGATGATTCTTTGGATACAAAATCAGGTATTCAATATTCTGTCCTACCTTTCAGAGATCTGTCAAGGAACATAGTGTTAGACTCTGAGCAGCGTATTTCTGGTGTATCACGGGAAGACTCTAATGAGGAAAATGACCCTGAAGATGAAGACGGTTTTCATCAAAAAGTGGAACAGTTGAAGGCAGAGCAACTTGAACAAGATccattcttcttttcatgcacaATATGCAATGTTAATTTCATGGAGAAAAGACATTTCCATAGACATATGATGTATCATTTAGGCAAGCATAATCAGGTGAAGAGTGAGAATGTTTCACAGGCCTTTATATGCAGGGAGTGTGGGCGTTTGTTCTGTGATAGGAACTCCCTCATGAAGCACATCATTATTCACCAAGACAGGCTGGAAAAACTTATGGGGAAAATCAAAGGTCTCAAAAATCCAGAATTGGAAGACAGAGGCTCCACAGTGCCGTGCTCTCAATGTGTATTTGGTTGCAATTGCCCGGAAATCTTTGTCCAGCACGCCAAAGCAGGCGATAATCTGAAGCACTACTACTTTTGTGAGCAGTGTAACTACATTACACTCACACAGCAGGCACTCGAACTGCACTTACATGTCGCACATCTTAAAACACACCAGCCTCAGTGCCGGAAAATGACTCGTACTAATGATGCAGAGGGAGCAGACCATGTACAGTTTGAGTGTAAAATGGGGTTTTTCACCAGCACAGACAAAGGAGATTCAGAAAGACATTCTAAGATGGAGAATCTGCGATCACGCTGTAAAATTCTGGATTACCAGGACAAAATTGTTCAAGCAAATCTGTCCAAATCTGCTTTTGGAGAAACTGCCCATTTTGCCCATTGTTCCACTGGAAAAAGTGACATTTACATTCAGAAATCTGGTGACAAAATTTCTCCTCAGTTCAAGGGGCATGTTGGCTGCACCGAAAACACACTGTCACCATCTTTGTGGAGGATCAGCAAACATGGAAAATTACTCCTAGAACCAGCAGGAAAATTACATGTGGCAACTGATCTCACCTGTGTGGAAGAAGACGCTGAACAAAATGGCCACAGGGCATTTGGCAGCTCAAAGCAGGCAAACTGTCCTGCAACTGCAGATTTTTTACTGTCAGCTAGAAATCTTAAATTAGACCAGATGTTCTTTGAGGGTAGCAAGAGCGACCCGGAAAGCAGGAGCTTACCAAGCAAGCAAGCAAACCAAAACTCTCCATCAATGAGAAAAATGTCAACACCTAAGCATAACAGTATTGACAAAATGAATGGTAGTATATTGCCAAGGCTTAGCCAGAGGCATAAGAAACATTCTGCAGTTAGGGAGTTGGAAAAGGGCTGTGAGGGCGGCCATAACTTCTGTGATGACACCAGAAGAGCTACAGGCAGCTTCTTGGAAAGCTCTGAGAATGAAAGGAACCCGTATGCTCGGAAGTATTTCAAAAAGAGGCAAAGGTTTTCAGCCAAAGACCAAAGCCCCCATATCCTCAAGGAGGAAGGTGATGGAGATGAAGACTGCAGTGACATAGAACAGCTCATAATCAAGGAGGAGTATATCGAAACTACAGTGGGTGATGATTCCCCAGGATCACCTCGTATGTCTGAGAGTGATGGGTTCGATGTTTTCCACTCGCAAGTGGTAGAACACAGGCCCTGTCCATACTGCCCCGCCATGTTTGAGTCTGGAGTGGGTCTGTCTAATCATGTGCGAGGGCATCTTCATCGAGTTGGCTTGAGCTATAATGCTCGGCACATGGTTTCACCAGAGCAAGTGGCGCTGCGGGACCATCAGCCACGAACTCGCAGGAGGATCCGTACTGGCACAAGGAAAATGAGAAAAG CTGTTAAGGCAGAAACCCATGGAGAGCACACATGTCCGCTGTGCTGGAGTTGGTTTGACACTAAGACTGGCCTCTCCAACCATGTGAGGGGACACCTTAAACGAATAGGCCGATGTGTTACCAGCACCAGTAAGTCCCCACTGTGCATCCTGAATGATCTGCTACAGGAAAAAAAGGAACATCAGAACATACTCCGGATCCTCAACAAGGGCCAGATCCCCCCACAACCCTCAGCTTCTCAGAaggtcatcagcagcagcagcctggttCTGATGCATACTGCACTACCAGTGAAGATCAAGTATGACATAAGGAGTCCACATGCCAAAGGAGATAGATTTTTACCAAAACAAGAACCCAACGCCTTTCAAGAGGGGGAGAAGCTCCAGGCAGAAACGCAAAGAGGCATCCAGGCATCCTCAAGCACTTTAGTTGAACTACTCAAGACAAGACACGGAAGTATGGAACTAACAGCAAGAAACCAGGAGGTCTGTGGTGCCAGGAAGCTCTGTGGTATGACCAAAGATTACAAGGAGGAGACGAGCTGGACTCACG gaaaatttgattcaaataagaTGTGTAGTCAGTGTAACAGCAGCCTCCCCACTGACGTCAGTCTGTCTGGTCATCTTCAAGCCTTTGCATGCAGGAAGAGGATTGCTGTTTTTGAAGAACCAT gcTATGATTATAAACAGAAGAACCCAAGACCaaggcctgggttaaagaagaAGATGTTCCCCTCCTCGAATGCTCAGATATACACACTCACCTGCAG ATTCTGTGACCTGGTCTTCCAGGGTCCCTTGTCTATCCAGGAGGATTGGATCAAGCATCTACAGAGGCACTTCTTGCAGAACAGTGTGCCACGCTCAGGGATGGGGATGGTGGAGGTTTTGGGGTACGGgtcacaaaaaacaaataagcaTGTCTCATAA